A single Cucumis melo cultivar AY chromosome 4, USDA_Cmelo_AY_1.0, whole genome shotgun sequence DNA region contains:
- the LOC103502783 gene encoding protein SULFUR DEFICIENCY-INDUCED 1-like isoform X2, whose amino-acid sequence MRMRMRMRVEEEEEDLSIREKDEEIMEGGNLKKGSSKDELFHVIHKAPPGDSPYVRAKYAQKDPESAIALFWEAINKGDRVESALKDMAVVMKQIDRAEEAILILQTFRFLCSKHSQHSLDNVLIDLFKKCGRIEEQIELLKRQLRMIYQGEAFNGKPTRTARSHGKKFQVSVKQETSRLLGNLGWAYMQKPNYMMAEAVYKKAQMIDPDANKACNLGLCLIKQGRLNEATFVLEQVQQAQIPGSDETKAQKRAADLLTEIRSRQSLPDSIELLGLSVDVDLLNGLELLVNKKGPFGRSKRLPVFEEISSFRDQ is encoded by the exons atgagaatgagaatgagaatgagggtagaagaagaagaagaggatttATCAATTAGAGAGAAAGATGAGGAAATTATGGAAGGAGGTAACTTAAAAAAGGGGTCATCAAAAGATGAACTTTTTCATGTCATTCATAAGGCTCCACCTGGTGATTCTCCCTATGTTAGAGCTAAGTATGCTCAG AAGGATCCAGAGAGTGCAATTGCATTATTTTGGGAGGCAATAAATAAAGGGGACAGAGTAGAAAGTGCATTAAAAGATATGGCTGTGGTTATGAAGCAAATTGATAGAGCTGAAGAAGCCATTCTTATTCTCCAAACCTTTAGATTTCTTTGCTCAAAACACTCTCAACATTCTCTCGACAATGTTCTTATAGATCTTTTTAAG AAATGTGGGAGAATAGAGGAGCAAATTGAGTTATTGAAGAGACAATTGAGAATGATATATCAAGGAGAAGCTTTTAATGGAAAACCCACAAGAACAGCTCGTTCTCATGGCAAGAAATTTCAAGTTTCTGTCAAACAAGAAACCTCTAGATTATTG GGAAATCTCGGATGGGCCTACATGCAAAAGCCCAATTACATGATGGCTGAAGCAGTGTACAAGAAGGCCCAAATGATCGATCCAGATGCGAACAAGGCTTGCAATTTGGGCCTTTGTTTAATAAAACAGGGCCGTCTCAATGAGGCCACTTTTGTTCTCGAACAAGTCCAGCAAGCCCAAATTCCGGGCTCTGATGAAACAAAAGCCCAGAAACGGGCAGCTGATTTGCTCACCGAAATCAGGTCAAGGCAATCTCTGCCCGATTCTATTGAATTATTGGGCCTTAGTGTCGATGTTGATTTGCTTAATGGGCTTGAGCTATTGGTAAACAAAAAAGGCCCATTTGGTAGGTCCAAGAGGCTTCCTGTTTTTGAGGAAATTTCTTCATTTAGGGATCAATGA
- the LOC103502783 gene encoding protein SULFUR DEFICIENCY-INDUCED 1-like isoform X3, producing the protein MRMRMRMRVEEEEEDLSIREKDEEIMEGGNLKKGSSKDELFHVIHKAPPGDSPYVRAKYAQDPESAIALFWEAINKGDRVESALKDMAVVMKQIDRAEEAILILQTFRFLCSKHSQHSLDNVLIDLFKKCGRIEEQIELLKRQLRMIYQGEAFNGKPTRTARSHGKKFQVSVKQETSRLLGNLGWAYMQKPNYMMAEAVYKKAQMIDPDANKACNLGLCLIKQGRLNEATFVLEQVQQAQIPGSDETKAQKRAADLLTEIRSRQSLPDSIELLGLSVDVDLLNGLELLVNKKGPFGRSKRLPVFEEISSFRDQ; encoded by the exons atgagaatgagaatgagaatgagggtagaagaagaagaagaggatttATCAATTAGAGAGAAAGATGAGGAAATTATGGAAGGAGGTAACTTAAAAAAGGGGTCATCAAAAGATGAACTTTTTCATGTCATTCATAAGGCTCCACCTGGTGATTCTCCCTATGTTAGAGCTAAGTATGCTCAG GATCCAGAGAGTGCAATTGCATTATTTTGGGAGGCAATAAATAAAGGGGACAGAGTAGAAAGTGCATTAAAAGATATGGCTGTGGTTATGAAGCAAATTGATAGAGCTGAAGAAGCCATTCTTATTCTCCAAACCTTTAGATTTCTTTGCTCAAAACACTCTCAACATTCTCTCGACAATGTTCTTATAGATCTTTTTAAG AAATGTGGGAGAATAGAGGAGCAAATTGAGTTATTGAAGAGACAATTGAGAATGATATATCAAGGAGAAGCTTTTAATGGAAAACCCACAAGAACAGCTCGTTCTCATGGCAAGAAATTTCAAGTTTCTGTCAAACAAGAAACCTCTAGATTATTG GGAAATCTCGGATGGGCCTACATGCAAAAGCCCAATTACATGATGGCTGAAGCAGTGTACAAGAAGGCCCAAATGATCGATCCAGATGCGAACAAGGCTTGCAATTTGGGCCTTTGTTTAATAAAACAGGGCCGTCTCAATGAGGCCACTTTTGTTCTCGAACAAGTCCAGCAAGCCCAAATTCCGGGCTCTGATGAAACAAAAGCCCAGAAACGGGCAGCTGATTTGCTCACCGAAATCAGGTCAAGGCAATCTCTGCCCGATTCTATTGAATTATTGGGCCTTAGTGTCGATGTTGATTTGCTTAATGGGCTTGAGCTATTGGTAAACAAAAAAGGCCCATTTGGTAGGTCCAAGAGGCTTCCTGTTTTTGAGGAAATTTCTTCATTTAGGGATCAATGA
- the LOC103502783 gene encoding protein SULFUR DEFICIENCY-INDUCED 1-like isoform X1, whose product MRMRMRMRVEEEEEDLSIREKDEEIMEGGNLKKGSSKDELFHVIHKAPPGDSPYVRAKYAQLIKKDPESAIALFWEAINKGDRVESALKDMAVVMKQIDRAEEAILILQTFRFLCSKHSQHSLDNVLIDLFKKCGRIEEQIELLKRQLRMIYQGEAFNGKPTRTARSHGKKFQVSVKQETSRLLGNLGWAYMQKPNYMMAEAVYKKAQMIDPDANKACNLGLCLIKQGRLNEATFVLEQVQQAQIPGSDETKAQKRAADLLTEIRSRQSLPDSIELLGLSVDVDLLNGLELLVNKKGPFGRSKRLPVFEEISSFRDQ is encoded by the exons atgagaatgagaatgagaatgagggtagaagaagaagaagaggatttATCAATTAGAGAGAAAGATGAGGAAATTATGGAAGGAGGTAACTTAAAAAAGGGGTCATCAAAAGATGAACTTTTTCATGTCATTCATAAGGCTCCACCTGGTGATTCTCCCTATGTTAGAGCTAAGTATGCTCAG TTGATAAAGAAGGATCCAGAGAGTGCAATTGCATTATTTTGGGAGGCAATAAATAAAGGGGACAGAGTAGAAAGTGCATTAAAAGATATGGCTGTGGTTATGAAGCAAATTGATAGAGCTGAAGAAGCCATTCTTATTCTCCAAACCTTTAGATTTCTTTGCTCAAAACACTCTCAACATTCTCTCGACAATGTTCTTATAGATCTTTTTAAG AAATGTGGGAGAATAGAGGAGCAAATTGAGTTATTGAAGAGACAATTGAGAATGATATATCAAGGAGAAGCTTTTAATGGAAAACCCACAAGAACAGCTCGTTCTCATGGCAAGAAATTTCAAGTTTCTGTCAAACAAGAAACCTCTAGATTATTG GGAAATCTCGGATGGGCCTACATGCAAAAGCCCAATTACATGATGGCTGAAGCAGTGTACAAGAAGGCCCAAATGATCGATCCAGATGCGAACAAGGCTTGCAATTTGGGCCTTTGTTTAATAAAACAGGGCCGTCTCAATGAGGCCACTTTTGTTCTCGAACAAGTCCAGCAAGCCCAAATTCCGGGCTCTGATGAAACAAAAGCCCAGAAACGGGCAGCTGATTTGCTCACCGAAATCAGGTCAAGGCAATCTCTGCCCGATTCTATTGAATTATTGGGCCTTAGTGTCGATGTTGATTTGCTTAATGGGCTTGAGCTATTGGTAAACAAAAAAGGCCCATTTGGTAGGTCCAAGAGGCTTCCTGTTTTTGAGGAAATTTCTTCATTTAGGGATCAATGA